In a single window of the Arthrobacter zhangbolii genome:
- the glpK gene encoding glycerol kinase GlpK → MPDNPRYIIAIDQGTTSSRAIVFDHDGSIVSTGQKEHEQIFPHAGWVEHDPQEIWTNVREVVGTALSKANLTRHDIAAVGITNQRETAVVWDRKTGEPVYNAIVWQDTRTQPIVNELAKDGGLDRFKDTVGLPLATYFSGTKIKWILDNVEGARERAEAGDLIFGNTDSWIVWNLTGGPDGGVHITDVTNASRTLFMNLETLTWDEDILREFGVPKSMMPEIRSSSEVYGQVAGSQLLRETPVAGILGDQQAATFGQAAFTKGAAKNTYGTGCFLIFNTGEEIVRSENGLITTVAYQLGDAKPVYALEGSIAVTGSLIQWLRDNLGMIDSAPEIEELARKVEDNGGVYIVPAFSGLFAPYWRSDARGAIVGLTRYVNKNHIARAALEATAFQTREVLDAVNADSGVPLTELRVDGGMVANDELMQFQADILGVDVVRPKVIETTALGAAYAAGLAVGFWNDTEELSQNWDEGKRWSPQMEDSERQRQMRLWKKAVTKTFDWVDDDVQ, encoded by the coding sequence ATGCCTGACAATCCCAGGTACATCATCGCCATCGACCAGGGCACCACCAGCAGCCGGGCTATCGTGTTCGACCATGACGGAAGCATTGTTTCCACCGGGCAGAAGGAACACGAGCAGATCTTCCCGCACGCCGGATGGGTGGAGCACGATCCGCAGGAAATCTGGACCAATGTGCGCGAGGTTGTCGGCACCGCGCTGTCCAAGGCAAACCTGACCCGGCACGACATCGCGGCGGTGGGCATCACCAACCAGCGCGAAACCGCCGTTGTCTGGGACCGCAAGACCGGCGAGCCGGTGTACAACGCCATTGTCTGGCAGGACACCCGGACCCAGCCGATCGTCAACGAATTGGCCAAGGACGGCGGCCTGGACCGCTTCAAGGACACCGTTGGCCTGCCGCTGGCAACGTACTTCTCCGGCACAAAGATCAAGTGGATCCTGGACAATGTCGAAGGGGCCCGGGAGCGGGCCGAGGCGGGGGACCTCATCTTCGGCAACACCGATTCCTGGATCGTCTGGAACCTGACCGGCGGACCCGACGGCGGTGTCCACATCACCGATGTGACCAACGCGTCCCGCACGCTGTTCATGAACCTGGAAACCCTGACCTGGGATGAGGACATCCTTCGGGAATTCGGCGTTCCGAAGTCCATGATGCCGGAAATCCGTTCCTCCTCCGAGGTGTACGGCCAGGTGGCCGGTTCGCAGCTGCTGCGCGAAACCCCGGTGGCCGGCATCCTGGGTGACCAGCAGGCCGCGACCTTCGGCCAGGCAGCCTTCACCAAGGGTGCTGCGAAGAACACCTACGGCACGGGCTGCTTCCTGATCTTCAACACGGGCGAGGAAATTGTCCGTTCGGAGAACGGCCTGATCACCACGGTTGCCTACCAGCTGGGTGACGCCAAGCCGGTCTACGCACTGGAAGGCTCCATTGCGGTTACCGGGTCCCTGATCCAGTGGCTGCGGGACAACCTGGGGATGATCGACAGCGCTCCGGAAATCGAAGAACTGGCCCGCAAGGTGGAGGATAACGGCGGCGTGTACATCGTCCCGGCATTCTCCGGCCTCTTTGCACCGTACTGGCGCTCCGACGCCCGCGGCGCCATCGTTGGCCTGACCCGTTACGTGAACAAGAACCACATTGCACGCGCCGCCCTGGAGGCTACCGCCTTCCAGACCCGCGAGGTTCTTGACGCCGTGAACGCTGACTCCGGTGTTCCGCTGACCGAGCTGCGCGTTGACGGCGGCATGGTGGCCAATGATGAGCTCATGCAGTTCCAGGCCGACATCCTCGGCGTGGACGTTGTCCGCCCGAAGGTCATTGAAACCACCGCGCTGGGTGCCGCCTACGCCGCCGGCCTGGCCGTCGGATTCTGGAATGACACCGAGGAACTCTCCCAGAACTGGGATGAAGGCAAGCGCTGGAGCCCGCAGATGGAAGATTCCGAGCGGCAGCGCCAGATGCGCCTGTGGAAGAAGGCCGTCACCAAGACCTTCGACTGGGTTGATGACGACGTCCAGTAA
- a CDS encoding flavin-containing monooxygenase, producing MSSESNTTHTALPVAVIGAGPSGLAAMRALAKQGLDFVGFERHTEVGGLWNIGNPASTVYESAHLISSKSTTQFSEFPMPEGTPDYPGHRHLKAYFTAYAEHFGLSHRIRFGTAVTSAVPSGDAWTVSWDGPDGPGNGRFSAVMVASGTLHTPSVPRFAGQFAGEILHSAAYKRATELAGKRVLIVGAGNSGCDIAVDAVHHAAAVDISVRRGYYFVPKYVFGRPTDTLNQGRPLPRPLKQFLDKRLLRMFTGDPQRYGFPKPDYRIYESHPVVNSLVLHHLGHGDLRVRADIDRLDGHTVHFRDGTSGEYDLILLSTGYLLDYPFLDPQLLGWTGPSPSLYLNIFSRQAANLLMIGMVEASGLGWEGRYRQAELAAAYLAAQRDDPASAERFARRIAGPGPDVTGGYRYLGLDRMSYYVNKDAYRAELDAHLEQLAAPAPARDEVNA from the coding sequence GTGTCTTCCGAATCCAATACAACACATACGGCGCTTCCGGTTGCCGTTATCGGCGCCGGGCCCAGCGGCCTTGCGGCCATGCGTGCACTGGCAAAACAGGGACTCGACTTTGTGGGCTTCGAACGCCACACCGAGGTCGGCGGGCTCTGGAACATCGGGAATCCGGCCAGCACGGTCTATGAGTCCGCGCATCTGATCTCCTCCAAGTCCACCACCCAGTTCAGCGAGTTCCCGATGCCGGAGGGAACCCCGGACTATCCCGGGCATAGGCACCTGAAGGCCTACTTCACGGCCTATGCCGAGCACTTCGGGTTGAGCCACCGAATCCGCTTCGGCACAGCGGTCACGTCCGCAGTCCCGTCAGGGGATGCCTGGACCGTCAGCTGGGACGGTCCCGACGGGCCCGGAAACGGCAGGTTCAGCGCGGTGATGGTCGCATCCGGAACACTGCACACCCCGTCGGTTCCGCGTTTCGCCGGACAGTTTGCCGGCGAGATCCTTCATTCCGCGGCCTACAAGCGGGCAACTGAGCTGGCCGGGAAGCGGGTACTGATAGTCGGGGCAGGCAACAGCGGCTGCGACATAGCGGTGGACGCCGTGCATCACGCAGCCGCCGTTGATATCAGTGTCCGCCGCGGTTATTACTTCGTGCCCAAGTATGTTTTCGGCCGGCCGACGGACACCCTCAACCAGGGCCGGCCACTGCCGCGCCCCCTGAAGCAGTTCCTGGACAAGCGGCTCCTGCGCATGTTCACCGGGGACCCGCAGCGGTACGGATTTCCGAAGCCGGATTACCGTATCTACGAGTCGCACCCGGTCGTGAACTCCCTGGTGCTGCACCACCTGGGACACGGCGATCTCCGGGTCCGGGCGGACATAGACCGGCTGGACGGGCACACGGTGCACTTCCGGGACGGCACATCGGGGGAGTATGACCTGATCCTGCTGTCCACGGGGTACCTGCTGGACTATCCGTTCCTGGACCCACAGCTGCTGGGCTGGACCGGACCGTCACCGTCGCTGTACCTGAACATCTTCAGCCGGCAGGCAGCCAACCTGCTGATGATCGGCATGGTGGAAGCCTCGGGCCTGGGCTGGGAAGGCCGGTACCGGCAGGCCGAGCTGGCCGCGGCCTATCTTGCGGCCCAACGCGACGATCCGGCGTCGGCGGAGCGGTTCGCCCGGCGCATCGCCGGGCCCGGCCCGGACGTCACGGGCGGGTACCGCTACCTCGGCCTCGACAGAATGAGCTACTACGTCAACAAAGACGCGTACCGGGCCGAACTGGACGCCCACCTGGAACAGCTGGCTGCGCCCGCCCCGGCACGGGACGAGGTGAATGCCTGA
- a CDS encoding SDR family oxidoreductase, with the protein MTRVCVTGGNGFLGSAVVARLAEHPDITHVLSLDIREPAPERRLDGVAYALADVCSPEVARLLAEHRIDTVVHLAAIVNPGKSTTREQEYRVDVDGSRNVLAACIAAGVKHVIISSSGAAYGYHPDNSPWLTEADPIRGNDEFAYSQHKRLVEEELARVRAEHPELKQTVFRIGTILGERVRNQITALLDAPRLLRVAGSESPFVFVWDEDVAGVMVQAAVTGRSGIYNVAGDGALTVREIAALQRRGTITVPAPVLAAALWLGSRLWLTVHGPERVRFLRYRPVLDNRALKEEFGYTPGRTSREAFLAFRAAREAQEAGEAQGARRRRDAAAR; encoded by the coding sequence GTGACCCGCGTCTGCGTCACGGGCGGCAACGGGTTCCTGGGCAGTGCCGTGGTGGCACGGTTGGCCGAACACCCCGATATCACCCATGTGCTGAGCCTCGACATCCGGGAACCGGCTCCGGAGCGACGGCTCGACGGCGTCGCCTACGCCCTCGCAGACGTGTGCTCACCGGAGGTCGCGCGGCTACTGGCAGAGCACCGGATAGACACGGTGGTGCACCTGGCGGCAATCGTAAACCCCGGGAAAAGCACCACCCGGGAACAGGAATACCGGGTGGACGTGGACGGGTCACGCAACGTCCTGGCGGCCTGCATTGCCGCCGGCGTCAAACACGTGATCATTTCCTCCTCCGGGGCCGCCTACGGCTACCACCCGGATAACTCCCCGTGGCTGACCGAAGCCGACCCGATCCGCGGCAACGACGAATTCGCCTATTCACAGCACAAACGCCTGGTGGAGGAGGAGCTGGCCCGGGTCCGCGCTGAGCATCCGGAACTGAAGCAGACAGTTTTCCGGATCGGCACCATCCTGGGGGAACGGGTCCGCAACCAGATCACCGCCCTGCTGGACGCCCCGCGGCTGCTGAGGGTGGCGGGCAGCGAGTCACCCTTCGTTTTTGTCTGGGACGAAGACGTTGCCGGGGTGATGGTGCAGGCTGCCGTCACCGGCCGCAGCGGCATCTACAACGTGGCCGGCGACGGCGCACTGACCGTCCGGGAGATCGCCGCGCTCCAGCGGCGGGGCACCATCACGGTCCCGGCTCCTGTGCTGGCCGCAGCGCTCTGGCTCGGCAGCAGGCTCTGGCTGACGGTGCACGGTCCGGAACGGGTGCGGTTCCTGCGCTATCGGCCGGTGCTGGACAACAGGGCACTTAAAGAGGAGTTCGGCTACACCCCCGGCCGCACGAGCAGGGAAGCGTTCCTGGCCTTTCGGGCGGCGCGCGAGGCACAGGAAGCCGGGGAAGCGCAGGGAGCCCGCAGACGCCGGGACGCGGCTGCACGCTAG
- a CDS encoding aldo/keto reductase gives MQPAPKIPLNNGVLMDQVGFGTYKVPSQDAAGLCREALTAGYRHVDTAALYGNEAGVGEAVRGFVADGGAKRSDVFVTSKVWNTDQGYDTTLQAFDASMSRLGLDYLDLYLIHWPCPQRGEYVNTYRALEELYASGRVRAIGVSNFQPAHLEQLLEATGIVPAVNQIELHPWLQQDQLRSLHQRLGIQTVAWSPLGRGAVLADPVVLRIAAELNRTPAQVILRWHLDSGNVVIPKASTPERIAGNLDVFSFELSDEQRAAISGLDRGQRSGSHPDEVN, from the coding sequence ATGCAGCCGGCACCGAAAATCCCGCTCAATAACGGCGTCCTTATGGACCAGGTTGGCTTCGGCACCTACAAGGTGCCGTCCCAGGATGCCGCCGGACTGTGCCGTGAGGCCCTCACCGCCGGGTACCGCCATGTGGACACCGCGGCCCTGTACGGCAACGAAGCGGGCGTGGGTGAGGCTGTCCGTGGCTTCGTGGCGGACGGCGGTGCCAAGCGCAGCGATGTGTTTGTCACGTCGAAGGTCTGGAACACCGATCAGGGCTACGACACCACTCTGCAGGCCTTCGATGCTTCGATGTCCCGGCTGGGCCTGGACTACTTGGATCTCTACCTCATCCACTGGCCATGCCCTCAGCGCGGCGAGTATGTGAACACGTACCGGGCACTCGAGGAGCTCTACGCTTCCGGCCGGGTCCGCGCCATCGGGGTCTCCAACTTCCAGCCCGCCCACCTCGAGCAGCTGCTGGAGGCAACAGGTATTGTTCCTGCGGTAAACCAGATTGAACTGCATCCCTGGCTGCAGCAGGACCAACTGCGCAGCCTGCATCAGCGGCTTGGCATTCAGACCGTGGCATGGAGCCCGCTCGGCCGCGGCGCCGTCCTGGCGGATCCGGTGGTTCTGCGGATTGCGGCGGAGCTGAACCGGACCCCTGCCCAGGTGATCCTGCGCTGGCACCTGGATTCGGGAAATGTGGTGATCCCCAAGGCCAGCACGCCGGAGCGGATCGCGGGCAATCTGGATGTTTTCTCCTTCGAACTCTCCGATGAACAGCGAGCCGCCATTAGCGGCCTGGACCGGGGGCAGCGCTCGGGATCCCACCCGGACGAGGTCAACTGA
- a CDS encoding MIP/aquaporin family protein: MTLGEVFISELAGTAILIILGCGVVANVALAKTKGAGGGFLMVNFGWAIGVFAGVYAAAISGAHINPAVTVGLWASGADEYAPGVEVSFASTLVYFAGQMVGAMIGAFVAWLAYKKQFDDEPDAANILGVFSTGPAIRSYGWNVVTEVVGTFVLVFTIVAFAGTPSGLGPLAVALVVLGIGASLGGPTGYAINPARDLGPRIVHALLPIRNKGNSDWSYSWVPVVGPLIGGALGGLLGAQIPLPVLPL; encoded by the coding sequence GTGACTCTGGGTGAAGTTTTCATCAGTGAGCTGGCGGGTACCGCCATTCTCATTATTCTCGGCTGCGGCGTTGTTGCCAACGTGGCCCTGGCCAAGACGAAGGGAGCCGGCGGCGGCTTCCTGATGGTCAACTTTGGTTGGGCAATCGGTGTATTTGCCGGTGTCTACGCTGCCGCCATTTCCGGCGCGCACATCAACCCCGCCGTCACCGTGGGCCTGTGGGCAAGCGGCGCCGACGAGTATGCCCCCGGTGTCGAAGTTTCCTTTGCCTCAACGCTGGTGTACTTCGCCGGACAGATGGTCGGCGCGATGATCGGCGCCTTTGTCGCCTGGCTCGCGTACAAAAAGCAGTTCGACGACGAACCCGACGCCGCCAACATCCTGGGCGTTTTCTCGACCGGCCCGGCCATCCGCTCCTACGGATGGAACGTTGTCACCGAGGTCGTGGGCACGTTTGTCCTCGTCTTCACCATCGTCGCCTTTGCAGGTACCCCGTCGGGCCTCGGCCCGCTGGCCGTCGCGCTGGTCGTTCTCGGTATCGGTGCCTCCCTCGGCGGCCCCACCGGCTACGCCATCAACCCTGCACGTGACCTCGGACCCCGCATCGTCCACGCCCTGCTGCCCATCCGCAACAAGGGCAACAGCGACTGGTCCTACTCCTGGGTTCCGGTTGTCGGTCCGCTCATCGGCGGCGCCCTGGGCGGTCTGCTGGGGGCCCAGATCCCCCTTCCCGTCCTTCCGCTGTAA
- a CDS encoding bile acid:sodium symporter family protein — protein MSIDDVVLSFTPGSLVILNVVLAVIILGIALEVRPADFQTVLRSPKAVLVGIAAQYLVLPAVTVGLALLLNVPASIALGMILVACCPPGGISNVLTHRAHGNVALSASMTAVSNLVAIAVMPLNVALWARLNPGTESLMREFSLDRWEMLIQVLLIIGLPFALGMPLARRYPRITDKVRPWVQRIGLIALLVFIVSGTASNLGPLREHLGTIFLVVLLHDAVALAVGYWTAAAVRLDEPSRRAFAFEVGARNTGLGLGLTLTFFAGLGGMAMVAAWWGIWDILAGLLLAAWWRRRDARAGRAAAQPPDAEPPAAEPPAAATNGADR, from the coding sequence ATGTCCATTGACGACGTTGTCCTGAGTTTCACCCCGGGGTCCCTGGTGATCCTGAACGTGGTCCTTGCGGTCATCATCCTCGGCATCGCCCTGGAAGTCCGGCCGGCTGATTTCCAAACCGTGCTGCGCAGCCCCAAGGCGGTACTGGTGGGCATTGCCGCCCAGTACCTGGTGTTGCCGGCAGTAACCGTGGGGCTGGCTCTGCTCCTGAATGTGCCGGCGTCGATTGCGCTGGGCATGATCCTGGTGGCGTGCTGCCCGCCCGGCGGGATATCCAACGTTCTGACGCACCGGGCCCACGGAAACGTGGCACTCTCGGCGTCCATGACCGCGGTGTCGAACCTGGTGGCCATTGCAGTGATGCCGTTGAACGTAGCCCTGTGGGCACGGCTGAACCCTGGCACCGAATCCCTGATGCGGGAATTCTCGCTGGACCGGTGGGAGATGCTGATCCAGGTCCTGCTGATCATCGGACTTCCCTTCGCCCTGGGGATGCCGCTGGCCCGGCGTTACCCGCGCATTACCGATAAAGTGCGGCCCTGGGTCCAGCGCATCGGCCTGATCGCCCTGCTGGTTTTTATTGTTTCGGGCACGGCGAGCAACCTCGGGCCGCTGCGCGAACACCTGGGCACCATCTTCCTGGTGGTACTGCTGCACGACGCCGTGGCTTTGGCCGTGGGCTACTGGACTGCGGCAGCCGTCCGGCTGGACGAGCCCAGCCGGAGGGCCTTCGCCTTCGAAGTGGGAGCCCGGAATACCGGCCTGGGCCTCGGCCTGACCCTGACCTTTTTCGCCGGGTTGGGCGGTATGGCCATGGTTGCTGCCTGGTGGGGCATCTGGGACATCCTGGCCGGACTCCTGCTGGCCGCCTGGTGGCGGCGCAGGGACGCCCGGGCAGGCAGGGCAGCGGCCCAACCGCCGGATGCTGAACCGCCGGCTGCTGAACCGCCGGCCGCGGCAACAAACGGAGCAGACCGGTGA